One region of Rhodospirillaceae bacterium genomic DNA includes:
- a CDS encoding NifU family protein → MFIQTEETPNPATLKFLPGRAVMAEGTADFARIEGAERSPLALRLFGVDGVRRIFLGSDFVTVTKADEKDWALLKPALLGVIMEHFTTNQPVMLDAMSDGVAAAPAEGSEDDDEIVIQIKELLETRVRPAVAQDGGDIVFHSFEDGVVYLHMQGSCSGCPSSTATLKMGIENMLRHYVPEVLEVRPV, encoded by the coding sequence ATGTTCATCCAGACCGAAGAGACGCCGAACCCGGCGACGCTCAAATTTCTGCCGGGCCGCGCGGTCATGGCGGAAGGTACTGCGGATTTCGCCCGCATCGAGGGCGCCGAGCGCTCACCGCTCGCCCTGCGCCTGTTCGGCGTCGATGGCGTGCGCCGGATCTTCCTCGGCAGCGATTTCGTGACGGTGACCAAGGCGGACGAGAAGGATTGGGCGCTGCTGAAGCCGGCCCTCCTCGGCGTGATCATGGAGCATTTCACCACCAACCAGCCGGTCATGCTGGATGCCATGTCGGATGGGGTTGCCGCCGCCCCGGCCGAGGGCAGCGAGGATGACGACGAGATCGTCATCCAGATCAAGGAACTGCTCGAGACCCGCGTGCGGCCCGCCGTGGCGCAGGATGGCGGCGACATCGTGTTCCATTCCTTCGAAGATGGCGTGGTCTATCTGCATATGCAGGGCTCGTGCTCGGGCTGCCCGAGTTCGACCGCCACGCTGAAGATGGGCATTGAGAACATGCTGCGGCATTATGTGCCGGAAGTGCTCGAAGTCCGGCCGGTCTGA
- a CDS encoding malonic semialdehyde reductase translates to MLPALDDAALDLIFREARTHSKWLDKPVPDSLLQQAYELARMGPTSGNCQPLRILFVRGAEAKKKFEPCLSDGNRAKTMAAPATAIFAMDMEFYELMPRLFHDPTARSWFAGKPAAIEETAIRNSTLQAAYFMLAARSLGLDCGPMSGFDKKMVDEAFFAGTTWRSNFICNIGYGDKTALHPRNPRLAFDEACRIA, encoded by the coding sequence ATGCTCCCAGCCCTTGATGACGCTGCCCTCGACCTCATTTTCCGAGAGGCGCGCACGCATTCAAAATGGCTGGACAAGCCGGTGCCCGATTCTCTGCTGCAACAGGCCTATGAACTTGCGCGCATGGGACCGACCAGCGGCAATTGCCAGCCTTTGCGCATCCTGTTCGTGCGCGGCGCTGAGGCGAAGAAGAAGTTCGAACCCTGCCTCTCGGACGGCAACCGCGCCAAGACCATGGCGGCGCCCGCGACCGCGATCTTCGCCATGGACATGGAATTCTACGAGTTGATGCCGCGCCTGTTCCATGATCCCACAGCGCGCTCCTGGTTCGCCGGCAAGCCTGCCGCCATCGAGGAGACCGCCATCCGCAACAGCACGCTGCAGGCGGCCTATTTCATGCTGGCGGCCCGGTCGCTGGGCCTCGATTGCGGACCGATGTCCGGCTTCGACAAGAAGATGGTCGACGAGGCCTTCTTTGCCGGCACGACCTGGCGCTCGAACTTCATCTGCAATATCGGCTATGGCGACAAAACGGCCCTGCATCCGCGCAACCCGCGCCTCGCCTTCGATGAGGCCTGCCGCATCGCCTGA
- a CDS encoding D-aminopeptidase: MTMSLTARLDRVLQSLPQTYAGPGGAVAVLKDGKAIVRHAWGWANAERRLPFTPQSLFRICSITKQFTCGLVLDAFPDPSVLDADVKARLPLLKDKAPTALHLCHNQSGLQDYWAVAMLHGALAETPFGNREAARLIGATRSLQFAPGTRYSYANQNFRILSDILEARAGRSYAELVRAGIFAPAGMNTAFIAADTRAMPDGSEGYEGTVASGFRPAANGMFWAGGDASIGASLDDMIAYEAWIDSTRDDAGGLYRRLSVPVTFSDGAVASYGFGLARDTLFGRAITRHGGALRGWRSKRLHMASERLSVVVLFNHNASPGDAAEELVAAVLGIDQPKGAGDLPAPDWLGTYIEPETGLAVRLGKSGPGTVLMRYGTGPDELTLQADGSAVQPDSGVRLRTGKDGLWLERPQDNQTSRLIPGYGPALPDIAGRYHCADLGAELSIAGAGSAFYAACSGLLGDGRMELLEPIGKDLWVMPCPRGVDHFPPGDWTLAFARDGANRITGIQLGCWLARRFAYTRAA, encoded by the coding sequence TTGACGATGTCGCTGACCGCCCGCCTTGATCGGGTTCTCCAATCCCTGCCGCAAACCTATGCCGGCCCCGGCGGCGCCGTGGCCGTGCTGAAGGACGGCAAGGCGATCGTCCGTCATGCCTGGGGCTGGGCCAATGCCGAACGGCGGCTTCCCTTCACGCCGCAGAGCCTGTTCCGGATCTGCTCGATCACCAAGCAATTCACCTGCGGCCTCGTGCTGGATGCCTTTCCCGACCCATCGGTGCTGGATGCCGATGTAAAAGCGCGCCTGCCATTGCTCAAGGACAAGGCGCCGACGGCGCTTCATCTCTGCCACAACCAATCCGGCCTGCAGGATTACTGGGCGGTGGCGATGCTGCACGGCGCGCTCGCGGAAACGCCTTTCGGCAATCGCGAAGCAGCACGGCTCATTGGCGCAACACGATCGCTGCAATTTGCGCCCGGCACGCGCTATTCCTATGCCAACCAGAATTTCCGCATTCTCTCGGATATCCTTGAGGCAAGGGCCGGGCGCAGCTATGCCGAGCTGGTGCGCGCCGGCATCTTCGCACCGGCCGGGATGAACACCGCCTTCATCGCCGCAGATACGCGGGCGATGCCAGACGGTTCCGAGGGCTATGAAGGCACGGTGGCGAGTGGCTTCCGGCCCGCCGCCAACGGCATGTTCTGGGCCGGCGGCGATGCGTCGATCGGCGCCAGCCTCGACGACATGATCGCCTATGAGGCCTGGATCGATTCCACGCGCGACGATGCGGGCGGCCTGTACAGGCGCCTGTCGGTGCCGGTGACATTCAGCGACGGTGCCGTGGCGTCCTATGGCTTCGGCCTGGCGCGGGACACGCTGTTCGGGCGGGCGATCACCCGCCATGGCGGTGCCTTGCGCGGCTGGCGCAGCAAGCGGCTTCACATGGCGTCCGAGCGGCTCTCGGTCGTCGTGCTGTTCAACCACAATGCCAGCCCCGGTGATGCGGCCGAGGAGCTGGTGGCGGCCGTGCTTGGAATCGACCAGCCGAAAGGCGCCGGCGATCTGCCGGCACCGGATTGGTTGGGCACCTATATCGAGCCGGAAACCGGCCTCGCCGTCCGCCTCGGCAAGTCGGGTCCAGGAACCGTGTTGATGCGCTATGGCACGGGTCCGGACGAACTCACGCTCCAGGCCGATGGCTCGGCCGTGCAGCCTGATTCGGGCGTGCGGCTGCGAACAGGCAAGGATGGTTTGTGGCTCGAGCGGCCGCAGGACAACCAGACCTCCCGGCTGATCCCCGGCTACGGTCCCGCCCTGCCCGATATTGCGGGTCGCTATCACTGCGCGGATCTCGGGGCAGAGCTCAGCATTGCGGGTGCCGGGAGCGCATTCTATGCGGCCTGCTCAGGCCTGCTGGGAGATGGGCGCATGGAACTGCTGGAGCCGATCGGAAAGGACCTCTGGGTCATGCCCTGCCCGCGCGGTGTTGATCACTTTCCACCCGGCGACTGGACCCTGGCCTTTGCCCGCGATGGGGCGAACCGCATCACCGGCATTCAGCTTGGCTGCTGGC